In Myxococcus stipitatus, the following are encoded in one genomic region:
- a CDS encoding serine/threonine protein kinase, whose product MLTVIHHPAQFPPGYTVHGWRVVKLVGAGAYGAVYKVEMNGKHYAMKVAMHRSTSGDDGKADARLRRELGCLVFLRHPNIIASRAYGRWPDLESGWLYVVLDYVDGYTLAEWVEKVHPTPQEVVRLFSKLAAAVDYMHGRGVFHRDLKLNNVMVRARDGEPFVIDFSAGDYTHAEDLTDAPLPPGTKRYRSPEASKFLRENGEDRNARYEFKATDDVYALGVCLFDVLTAPRPASETVKTPIEGKTMPPDPRLLNERVPGGLSDAVMRFIARRPEHRPPSAETMRRELEALAKESGPEWLSPLHTATAQPVLAPATGTGKGANKARPRRGFVVGGVVGMLAVVALASLFMSRQEGHVSNTMTSDEPAVQRDAGGLAEALQRAVASHEDAGMSPSPAVASLAPETSPLGVALPPQAQVQKEEPAVKRAPVVASTSEPQAPKTPASNGGRAEFLKKCAIASAAVALQMGCPSSSQVRPGPSDCPDEAREAMFEVLRLQVNDSVVITIDRRQPGFMSEAGIYADGPVRGIVSDGSDELPTGTVLIGRVWTGGNALLARYTEARLPSGDTYPVCIAIGERGAEPAEPGPRPGTVSFNRSMYGYAVKEWP is encoded by the coding sequence ATGTTGACAGTCATTCATCACCCTGCACAGTTTCCTCCCGGCTATACAGTCCACGGCTGGCGGGTCGTGAAGCTCGTCGGCGCGGGGGCCTACGGTGCGGTCTACAAGGTGGAGATGAACGGAAAGCACTACGCGATGAAAGTCGCGATGCACCGTTCTACGAGCGGCGACGATGGAAAGGCGGATGCACGCCTTCGTCGTGAACTGGGCTGTCTTGTCTTTCTCAGGCACCCAAACATCATCGCGTCGCGAGCATATGGCCGCTGGCCTGACCTTGAGTCCGGCTGGCTCTATGTCGTGCTCGACTATGTGGACGGTTACACGCTAGCGGAATGGGTTGAGAAGGTTCACCCGACGCCGCAAGAGGTCGTCCGGCTCTTCTCGAAACTCGCTGCTGCTGTGGACTACATGCATGGTCGTGGTGTCTTCCACCGAGACTTGAAGCTGAACAATGTCATGGTGCGCGCTCGGGATGGCGAGCCGTTTGTGATTGATTTCAGCGCCGGGGATTACACCCATGCTGAAGACCTGACGGACGCCCCTCTTCCTCCCGGCACCAAGCGCTACCGCTCTCCCGAAGCGTCCAAATTCCTTCGAGAGAATGGCGAAGACCGGAACGCACGCTACGAGTTCAAGGCCACAGATGATGTCTATGCATTAGGCGTGTGCCTGTTTGACGTGCTGACGGCCCCTCGACCTGCTAGCGAAACAGTAAAGACGCCCATCGAGGGAAAAACGATGCCGCCCGACCCTCGATTGCTGAACGAGCGTGTGCCCGGCGGATTGAGTGATGCGGTGATGAGGTTCATCGCGCGCCGCCCCGAGCACCGTCCGCCATCGGCAGAAACGATGCGGCGTGAGCTAGAGGCGCTCGCGAAGGAGTCGGGGCCAGAGTGGCTATCCCCTCTGCACACCGCCACAGCACAGCCCGTTCTCGCTCCAGCGACCGGGACGGGTAAGGGCGCTAACAAGGCCCGTCCGCGTCGTGGATTCGTCGTGGGGGGCGTGGTGGGGATGCTCGCCGTCGTGGCCCTCGCGAGCCTCTTCATGTCGCGGCAAGAGGGGCATGTGTCGAACACGATGACTTCAGATGAACCCGCCGTGCAGCGAGACGCTGGAGGACTGGCCGAAGCCCTCCAGCGAGCCGTTGCCTCCCATGAGGATGCCGGTATGTCCCCGAGCCCCGCTGTCGCATCTCTTGCGCCTGAAACATCGCCCCTTGGGGTAGCGTTGCCGCCTCAAGCCCAAGTCCAGAAGGAAGAACCCGCCGTGAAGCGTGCCCCTGTCGTCGCCAGTACGTCCGAGCCCCAGGCCCCGAAGACCCCTGCATCAAATGGCGGACGAGCGGAGTTCCTCAAGAAGTGCGCCATCGCCTCTGCCGCGGTCGCATTGCAGATGGGGTGCCCGAGCAGTTCCCAGGTACGTCCCGGCCCGAGTGATTGCCCCGATGAAGCGCGCGAGGCAATGTTCGAGGTCCTTCGCTTGCAGGTGAATGACTCTGTTGTGATTACCATCGACAGGCGCCAGCCCGGTTTCATGAGTGAGGCTGGCATTTATGCGGATGGTCCGGTGCGAGGTATTGTTAGTGACGGGAGTGATGAGTTGCCGACGGGCACGGTGCTCATTGGGCGTGTGTGGACGGGAGGAAATGCTCTTCTGGCTCGCTACACTGAAGCGCGTCTCCCCAGTGGAGACACGTACCCTGTTTGCATAGCGATTGGTGAGCGTGGGGCCGAGCCTGCCGAACCCGGACCACGACCTGGGACGGTCTCGTTCAATCGGAGCATGTATGGATACGCTGTAAAAGAGTGGCCATAG